One part of the Plasmodium berghei ANKA genome assembly, chromosome: 2 genome encodes these proteins:
- a CDS encoding fam-a protein has translation MSNKALASEFDSNIEALRTFIRSSITQEHRQCIYSRRMPTFPNDYSEGTSEQASFDLCMGPEETKEAETLMNEAELLLQQHSTSTDDYKLYHKYSNDSIAYYKKRGNTLIFKFNHKIKYPGKYNYIISILWNSNAKYVGDQIVKEKVACAYSPNLMIIQQRYKNYAISLHRYYYALAKKVQVSDDTTVIIYTSSDIDYYNSVDKKKYTKTIVESANSFKPKIYSENDIRNGELTRMFININTPIFEDLLIRIVNLSQILNILRSTTIISKK, from the exons ATGAGCAATAAAGCCCTTGCAAGTGAATTTGATTCAAATATTGAAGCTTTACGAACATTTATTCGATCATCTATCACGCAAGAACATAGACAGTGTATATATTCACGTCGAAT GCCTACCTTTCCCAATGATTATTCAGAAGGAACAAGTGAGCAAGCCTCCTTCGACTTATGCATGGGCCCTGAAGAAACTAAAGAAGCAGAAACACTTATGAATGAAGCTGAATTGTTATTGCAACAACATTCTACAAGTACGGATGATTACAAATTATATCATAAATACAGTAATGATTCAATTGCATATTATAAGAAACGTGGAAatacattaatttttaaatttaatcaTAAAATCAAATACCCAGGCAAG tataattatataataagcATTTTATGGAATTCAAATGCCAAATATGTTGGTGATCAAATTGTTAAAG aaaaagtTGCATGTGCATACTCTCCAAATTTAATGATAATCCAACAACGttacaaaaattatgcTATATCGCTCCATAGATATTACTATGCTTTAGCCAAAAAAGTTCAA GTATCAGATGACACAACTGTAATTATCTATACGTCATCTGATATAGATTACTATAACAGTGtcgataaaaaaaaatacacaaaaACTATTGTAGAAAGTGCAAACTCATTCAAACCAAAAATTTATTcagaaaatgatattaGAAATGGAGAATTGACAAGAATGTTT attaatattaataccCCTATTTTTGAAGATTTATTAATTAGAATAGTTAATTTATCACAAATACTAAATATTCTGAGATCAACCACCATAATTTCCAAGAAATAG
- a CDS encoding fam-b protein, translating into MRVSVLKYVLFSIAICSFEYAKNELYFVNDRGICLERNVINFRNNRILAYIDNQFDLNEFYQSTLSLASQLGDYVEGNKEIAHLRNIIDSHIKKHKGSNTSLDFKNVDSKTKKLINECRKELEELKKKIADKTNGELAIQPILDKKIIKKNGNSSVSEHENFKQLENNENNKIASSNYYMKSKLTKKYRKEATKFIMSCLTYITVAFSVIIGGPYLMILFIPCFFSIYYSLWKLNKCEFKLKKISK; encoded by the exons ATGAGAGTCAgtgttttaaaatatgttctTTTTTCAATTGCTATTTGTTCTTTTGAATATGCCAAAAAT GAACTATACTTTGTAAACGATAGAGGGATATGCCTTGAAAGGAATGTGATAAACTTTAGAAATAATAGGATATTAGCATATATAGATAACCAATTTgatttaaatgaattttatcAATCAACTTTGAGTCTTGCAAGTCAACTTGGTGATTATGTTGAAGGTAACAAAGAAATAGCACACCTTCGAAATATTATAGATTCACATATAAAGAAACATAAAGGAAGTAACACATCACTTGATTTCAAAAATGTAGATAGtaagacaaaaaaattaattaatgaGTGTCGAAAAGAATtagaagaattaaaaaaaaaaattgctGATAAAACGAATGGTGAATTAGCAATACAACCAATACtggataaaaaaataataaaaaaaaatggaaatagtTCTGTATCAGAACATGAAAACTTTAAACAAttggaaaataatgaaaataataaaattgcatcaagtaattattatatgaaatcAAAATTgactaaaaaatatagaaaagaAGCAACCAAATTCATCATGTCGTGTTTGACATATATAACAGTTGCTTTTTCGGTAATAATAGGAGGGCCGTACTTAATGATACTATTTATACcgtgttttttttccatatattATTCCCTTTGGAAACTTAATAAATGtgaatttaaattaaaaaaaatatcaaaataa
- a CDS encoding fam-a protein: MNKFYIQIVLFFLTISLYVNNKTLATEPSPGRSTTPESTYQCLTSEEIYEKNKHLLCTDPEETVKADEVMKEAVSQLVYHATSIDDYELFDTNPSGNTFFYKKRHKKLTNVLKMKYAIYGSDQYNELINELWDPDNVVFINTGSIKIVRVYNPNLVMVQQRYKNPFSSVHKYFYALSAKFEVSKNKTVLVMASADINDHNLSTEPYQNTIVESANLFKTDIDSEDDIRKGKLKKTFINIAGYLIEKKDGYSDITYIESVGCHAPISLKRMIRKYLCCFLPHK, from the exons ATGAATAAgttttatattcaaattgttttattttttttaaccaTCTCCCTATAtgtgaataataaaaccCTTGCAACTGAACCCTCTCCAGGAAGATCTACAACACCCGAATCAACATATCAATGTCTTAC TTCAgaagaaatatatgaaaaaaataagcacTTATTATGTACCGATCCAGAAGAAACTGTAAAAGCAGATGAAGTTATGAAAGAAGCTGTATCGCAATTAGTATATCATGCTACAAGTATAGATGATTATGAATTATTTGATACAAATCCTAGTGgtaatacatttttttataaaaaaagacatAAAAAACTTACAAATGTtctaaaaatgaaatatgcAATTTATGGTTCCGACCAG TATAATGAACTAATAAACGAGTTATGGGATCCAGATAATGTcgtttttataaatactGGCTCTATTAAAA ttgTCCGTGTGTACAATCCAAATTTAGTAATGGTACAACAGCGTTACAAAAATCCGTTTTCGTCcgttcataaatatttttatgcttTATCTGCAAAATTTGAA GTATCAAAAAACAAGACTGTATTAGTCATGGCTTCAGCAGATATAAATGATCACAACCTTTCCACTGAACCATATCAAAACACAATAGTAGAAAGCGCAAACTTATTCAAAACTGACATTGATTCTGAAGATGATATTAGAAAAGgaaagttaaaaaaaacgttTATTAACATAGCTGGATATCtcattgaaaaaaaagacgGCTATTCTGATATCACCTACATCGAATCT GTTGGTTGCCATGCTCCCATTTCCCTAAAACGTATGattagaaaatatttatgttgTTTTCTACCtcataaataa